The Rhododendron vialii isolate Sample 1 chromosome 3a, ASM3025357v1 nucleotide sequence GGGCACTGCTGCCTCAGCCGGGCTGCATAAGAAGCATCCAGAGTTGGATCCTGTTCCATTGTTGTGTTGAAACCAAATAGTCTGGCGCTGAAGGAAGTGCAGTGAGACCGGCCGATGGTGTGCGCTCCTGTCAATGGAAGATAACCAGTTTAGAAAGGCGCTCCTTGCTCATAAGAATGTGGGATCATCTCCTCCCAATCCTTTATTCTAAGACAAGACGATATCGATTAGTATCTACGGTTGAATTTCTTTAAATGAGGAGCGAAATCCAACTATACATACAAAATAACGTCGTTTTGTAGATCTAACTCCGATTTCAAGTTTCTTACCAGAGAGTGTAACCATTTCCTCTTGTGTAAGTCCCTTGCCTGCAAATGATTGGGTGAGTTGGTTTAGGTTAAACGAAGGAGCAGCAAGATTGGCTGACGCCTCAGAAGCAAGCGAAACTCTGCCGTCTCTTCTTCCGGCAGGGACATCCCAACCTAGTCCTCTTGTCTGCAAAGCAAATAGCCAGTGCTATATATCAAAGGAAAATTTTCCTGGACAGGTGCAAGAGGATAATGAAaatatgtagtttttttttttaccatcacAGTACTGTCCCTTGCTGCAAAAGCTATGATATCTGCACAAGAGACTATTCCTTGGCAGACAGATTCCAGTCTAGCCTTTGCGTTATCGATGATTTCAAATCCTCGGAGGCTAGGGTTGTTGGGAGGAGCATCTTTCTCTGCCGTGTTTGAAGGTGTTGAGTCGATGAGAACGGATCCATCACAACCCTACAATCACCCAAATCGACACAGTTAATACTTCCACTTAAATGACAAAATactcattttcaaatcaaagctCGATACAGTCTAGAAAATATTGTTTCTGAAGGCCAGAGATCCTCTATCAAAGAAGGAACTTTCCCGTCTTCCACTGTACTCCGAACAAGCCAATTGTCCCGCCGGGAGTACATTACCACACGAGGAGAAGAGAATCCCATTTCATTCGAAAGCTGAAACTTAATCAATGGACAAAGTAGGAGTACTCATTTTGATCTAAAACGGCCAAGAAAAAGCTAGCTTTTCTAGCCAACCCAAACACAGCCTTACTTACCCTAACAAAACAGTCATGAAAGTGCATTCTAACGAGGCCAGCAGCTAATCCACTATCCCTCATGAACCCTTTTCTAACCTCATCCCTTACAATAATCTCAGCTATGCTACATGAAGCGGAATAATAACCAACTTCGAGCTGAGCTTCTAACTGAGTAAATTGACATGACACCAAAAAGAAAGCTAAACAGACACAAGTAAGCTTCTTTGGGCTCATTGCTCTTTCTTACAAGTTTTCTTATGACTTGAAGGTTTATCACACATTACTatatagctatatatatataggcattATTTCGCTTGTTTAACGGATCAATCATCCCGCCCTATTCGAGTATTATAATCGTCGAGTGCCATGTGGGAAGGCAACAAGCTGGAATATTGTCGTTTTTTCATAGTCATTGAGAAAGAAAGATCACAGTGTTCTTTCCCTGTGTAAAAGCAGAAGAAAGGGCAATTGGGTTGGACATGTTTGACTACGTTTACGTGCATATAGTTATTGTATTATCGGATACGCATAAAACAG carries:
- the LOC131319887 gene encoding peroxidase 5-like: MSPKKLTCVCLAFFLVSCQFTQLEAQLEVGYYSASCSIAEIIVRDEVRKGFMRDSGLAAGLVRMHFHDCFVRGCDGSVLIDSTPSNTAEKDAPPNNPSLRGFEIIDNAKARLESVCQGIVSCADIIAFAARDSTVMTRGLGWDVPAGRRDGRVSLASEASANLAAPSFNLNQLTQSFAGKGLTQEEMVTLSGAHTIGRSHCTSFSARLFGFNTTMEQDPTLDASYAARLRQQCPQGNTNPNLVVPIDPSSPTLMDTGYYMDVQANQGLFTSDQALLTDAATVNQVSQYAMNTFLWQSKFADAMVKMGNTDVLTGDDGEIRTDCRKIN